The sequence GAGAAAACCAGAAAAGAAGATTTCGGTTGAAGATATTCAAGCAGTTTTGGCATCGCATTATGATGAAACTGAATTCGATCCAATGAGTACGGGCAAAAATAGTAAAAAGTATCGTGCCATTTCTTTATCTAGAACAGCAAATTCTCATATTCTACAATTGCCAAAAACATCAAAAACTAATGTCGGCGGTATCGAATGGAAAGCTTTGGGAATTCCAAGTTTCAGTCCATACGTACCATTCTTCACTAATGCTAATGATATTGATGAAACTTACAGCTACGTGCCCGAGAAATTAGATATGAAGAGCGCTTACTGGATGTATGAAACATTGGCCATGATAGTAGAAAGTCATTATACAGAGTTTGTAGAGCCTAATCTGGACTATCAAAAGAAATTAGCACAATGGGCTAGAAGAAAAATCTCCGAAGTTGAAGCAACCGCTGCTTCTAAATCAGGCGAAGAGTTGACTAATTTCTTAACGGAACAAAATCACTTGATAGCTGAGCACTTTAATGAAACTACAAAGGAACATATTGCTGATTTGATTACTAAAGGAACTGAATTGAGTAAGTTGACTTTTAAGATGGATCCAAATCTTTAATATTTTAATTGGTGTTAAGCTGTCGTCGTCCGTTCGGTCCTGAAAAACGCTGGAGAATGTCGACACAACTTGAAACCAATCCCAAAATCGGGGATTGTTTCCAAGATTGGTCTTGTCCTAAGCGATGAATCGCTAAGGACAATTTGGCGGCTGAGCATTTTTCAGGACCTCTCTCCCGACTAGATAGTGGTTTCTATCTTTATACAAGTTGCTTCAGAAAATTAATAGAAGATATTATTAGAATTGCAGTATATTGCTGCATTCTTAGTAATATCTTCTTTTTTATTGATGAAAAGTAATAGAAATGTTATTCAGAAAGTATGTGTCCAACTCTATCTAAATAGAAATTGGACTCTAGTCGGTAGCAAAAATCCTGTGGCGGCTCAATAGCCAAATTATTCTTAGCAACTTGTTGCTTAGAATAAGACCGAGTTTTGAGATTTTGCGCACTTGATTTATGCAAAAGCTCAAAATCGCGTCGGCTATGTTCCAGCCAGCCACAGGATTTTTGCGGACGACGGCATATTTCTTATAGAAATTTTTTGCATAACTTATTAATATAACACAAATAAAACGCTTTCTCACTAAAAATCTACTATATCATGAGCTTTTTTTACCCAAAGTGACAAAATTCAGTCTATAATAGAAATTGGGAGTTCCCTGATTGGGAATCAAAAATCAATGAAAGGTAGCGAAGGCATGCAGGTATATAAAAATTCACAAGAATTGATAGACCAGATTAGAGAGAGTTATCACAAGTTCATTGATGAATACGAGGGTATAAGTGACGATGTGGCCGATGAAAGAATTGAGCAAGTGGATAAAACTCCACGTGAAATGCTCTCTTATCAACTTGGCTGGATCAACATGATTTTATCTTGGGAGAAGGCTGAAGCCAGTGGTGAAAATATCACGACACCAACTCCTGGATATAAGTGGGATCAAATGCGTCAGTTATACCATGATTTTAATATCAAATACGGTTCAAACGGTTTGGAAAATGAGGAAGAGGAATTGAGTAGCGTGGTCGATGAATTAGTTTCATGGATCGAGAACATGTCTCATGACGAACTTTTCAAACCAGGAGAACGTAAATGGGCTACTACTAAAGCAATGTGGCCAGTTGCAAAGTGGATTAGAATCAACGCCGTTTCACCATTCAACAATTACAGTAGACAAGTGAGAAAATGGAAGAACTTTAATTTAAGAAAAAAGAATCCTGTTAACTCATAAAAAAATAACCTTTTGATTGTCGTAAAAAAACAGTCAAAAGGTTATTTTTATTTAGCTGGTAAACCAAAATCGATTAGGAAGTAACCGATTGTACCAATAATCAACAACATAGCGAAATTAATGATCGTGAAGTACATGAGATATTTACCAGGATTTTTCTTGAAGAAAAACCTATATTGTTTAAAGGCCAATAAGTTAGCTAGTGAACCAACGACAGTTCCTAAACCACCAATATTCGTACCTAAGAAAATAGCATGAACATATTTGGAGAATTTAGAAACCAAAATAGTAGTTGGAACATTACTAATAAATTGACTAGTTATAATCGATGTTAAGTATGTACTAGTTCTTGTTTGCAAAAATTGATGTAGATTGTTAACAATTGCTGGCTCACGGTTAATATTACCAACGGCAATAAAGAAACACATGAAAATTAATACAATTGAATAATCAACGGATGCTAGAATATGCGGATTGATGAAAATTACTAATAGTAAAGCCGCAATCAATGATCCCCACATTGGGATAACGGAAAAGATTCCCAAAAATATTACTATTGTTACTGCAACTGTTAAAGATAAACTTGGAATGTTTAATTCAACAGCAGGCAATTCTGTTAACTCAATTGGATCTTTTGGAAAAAAACGAGTTGTTAGAAAAATTGCTATAAAAGTAATAATTGTTATTGGAGCCGACATAATAAAGAATTGTTTGATACCCAAATTAAAATGTGTCAACAAGAATAAATTGTGAGTATTACCAAATGGTGTAAACATACTTCCCAAATTGGCAGCCATCGCAATAATAATGACTGGAAAAATTGGATTAACTTTTATATGCTTAGATAACTGGTAAAATAAAGGAACCAAAGTTAAAATTGTAACATCGTTTGTTAAGAACATAGCTCCGAAAAATGCTAGAGAAGCTAACATAAATATCATCTGTCGCGTCGTTTTGGCTTTGTGTGTCATATACGCCGCGTAATATTTTAGAAAATCCAAATAATCATAGATTTGGATTATAATCATCATAGATAGTAGTGATGCAAGTGTCTTCCAATTGATGTCCATCATTTGTGGTGGACTGATGAAGATAGATGTTAAAATAGCTGCTGCCCCGGCTATCCACAACACTCTATCTGAAAATACACGTTTTAATACGGCCATTTACGTTTCCCCTACAAAAAAGAAGTACCTTATCTAGTATAAAGATAAAAGTACTGTTAAAAAAGATAATTATATAAAAAATACCAAATTAGTTTCAGATTGTTAGATTTTTGAAAATATTTTTATATAAAAAGCATTATGTATTATAACCTAACTATATTAAATATTAATATGAGGGAGAGGAATAAATGCAAATAATTTTATCGATTTTAATGTTTATCATTGGAATTGCCATAATGACAATATCTTTCAAAGCAAAAAAGAACCGGTATATTACCTTACCTTGGCGATTGGTGTGGCAATTTTCTTTGCTGCAATTTTCGTTATCTTTCCAAAATAATTAATGCCAAATAAAATGGAAATTGTTATAATCGACCTATCAAATAGGGGGGATTTCTATGATTTTGAAACGTACATCTCTTTTGGTCCTTGTCTCAATGATCGTTAGTGTGATTGAGATGACCGTTGATCCTGGATTCTTCTTTGGAAGAATTTCCTTAGCTTTTTCAGGATTATTGATGCTTTTTTTAGCATTACTATTTGTAAGGAACTTATGGCGATTTAGTTCTAAAACCAAATAATAAAACCGCAAAAATGGGAGAGGTTAGTCTATATGACCAACTTCTCCCATTTTTTTATCTAATTATTTATTAGTATTCTCCGTCAGCAATCTTTTCTAGAGTTGTCTTTGAAGGGATGAAGAATAAATTACCAGTGATTGGGGTACTGAAATCAAGCAAACGATCACTCTTAGTAAACATATTCGTTAACATCCGATTAGTTACCGCAAAGTCTTTTGAATAACCAATGAAATAAGTTCCGGTGATGTCTTTGGCAGGATCAGAGAAAGGCACATTCATTCTGACAATTTTATGTTCGACTCCGCCTTCTTCATCCTTAGAAGCTACATTATGAGCATTAGGTAATTTTTCATCATCAGCTAATTCACGATCAGAGAATTTGTGACGTCCGATAGCTTTTTCTTGGTCTTCAGTTTTGAGACTCTTCCAAGCTTCCATATTGTGAATATATTTTTGGGCAAAAGCATATGAACCGTTGTTAAATTCAGGATCATCATCGATTAAGGTGTAATCCATTGATTCAACACCAGCAGGGTTTTCTGTTCCATCAATAAAACCGATAATTGCCCGGCCTTCGATGTATCTAAAACCATGAGTTTCGTCTTCTACTGAAGTGATAGGACGTAAAATACCCATAAATTGATCCATTAATTCGTAGCAAACTGCCATTTTTTTAGAACGAACGTGGATAAAAATATCACCAGGTGTTGAAACAGCAGTGTATTTAGGACCTTTGATTTCTTTAAAATTCTCTAATTCTTTTGGCTTTGGAGCGTTTGGGAAAAGATAGTCCCAAGCATCTGATCCAAATCCCCAAGCAATGTGAGCTTGAGCTTCTGGGTCACGAATTCTCATACTATTAATAATTGAATTGGACATATCAGAAAATTCTGCAATGGCATCCTTTTCGGCTTTCAAATCTTTGTGATTAAGCATCAAGGTTGTAAAAATAACACTTTCACCGGCATCTTTATACACATCTTGAGCTTTTTTAATATCGACTGTCATGAACCTACCTCCGGAATATTTGTTTATACACACATACTTTATCATATCCTTGCTAAAAGAGTTGTATTTAAAAACCGCAAAATAAAATTCTTGATAATGTCTTTAATTAAGAGAATAATTAATTTAATAATGAATTTTGATAATTCCCGAAAGGAAGTACAGATATATGTGTACAAGTCTTAGCTTAGGGGCTTTAGATGGCTCAAAATTTTTAGCTAGAACAATGGATTTTGCTTTTGAATTGAATGGCAGACCAACATTTTTACCTCAAGAATATAAATGGATTTCTTCTTATGATAAGAAAACTTATACAACCGACTACGCCATTATGGGAACTGGTGCTAAATACGGTAATAATTACATGGTAGCTGATGGTTTTAACGAATACGGTTTATCAGCTGCAGAATTGTATTTTGCTAATGCTGCCAAATATGATACAGAACCAACTGACGGAGCAATTAATTTAGTTGCTGAGGAATTTATCCTTTGGGCTTTAGGTAACAATAAATCAATCGAAGATTTGAAAGAAAATATCAAACAAGTTCACTTGATTGAATCAAATGCCGGAGTAATGGGTCAAAATCAACCATTGCACTTCATTTTCAGTGATGCAACTGGCGCAACTTACATTCTTGAACCAGAGGGTAACGGTTTAGTACTTCAAGAGGATAAAGTTGGTGTAATGACTAACACTCCTGATTACAATTGGCACAAGACTAATTTGGCTAATTATTTAGGCGCTCAAACAACTAACTTTGGTGCTAAAAAATTCGGTGATGAAGAGGTTATTCCTTTAGGTCAAAATGGTACTTTCAGACTACCTGGTGGTTATACTGCCGTTGACCGTTTTGTAAGAACTGCTTTTATTCGCAATGCTTCTGAAACACCTAAAGATAATAAGCAAGCTGTTAATACGATTTTGCATATGCTTGATAGTGTAACAATTCCTCGTGGCGTTAACATCAAGAACAATGGTGAATCCAGTTATACTCAATACCAAACAGTTTTGGATTTGACTAATAAGATTATGTATTTCGTTCCTTATGGCAATCGTAAAGTTTATGCTACTAAGATGACTGACGATTTGATTAAGAATCAAAAAGAACCAAAAGAGTTCGAAGTAGCTCTTGATCAAGAATTTGAAGCATTGAACTAAAAAAACATCTATAAGCAAAATCCGTTGTGGATTGCGTTTATAGATGTTTTTTTATTCTGTAAAAGGATTATTCTTCAAAACTGAAGTGTAGAAATTAATTTCATTTACAGCCTCATTCAATCGTTTAGCAAAGTGGTCGCTGTTTTTAACGTCTAATAAAGTTCCATCTTCAGTGAAATTGTCATCAGCATTCCACAATAAGACTGGCGTTGGCAAAACAATCATTTTCAGCATTTGAAGTATTGGCACGATTGACTGAGCGGCCAAGATACCACCGTCGCTGAAGTGTGAATAAGCAATTGTCAAAACAGGTTTGCGATTAACTTCTGGTCCCACTAAATCGAAGGCATTTTTCAAAGCTCCAGTAATGGCGCGGTCGTATTCCGGTGTCAAAATCAAATATCCATCTTGTTGACTCAATTGTTCCAGCCAACTGTTTTCGACACTATTTAAATCATGAATGTGATTTTCCAAAGGAGTTTCTTCGTGATCGTAAAGTGGCAAAGGGTAGTCACTAAGTTTTATCCAATTGTATTCAACATCAGCATTACTCTGCACTGTATTTTGTAAATATTTAAAAATCTTATCGCCAAGCGAATTGTGGCGCGTTGTTCCTAAAATGATTCCAATTTTTATTCCCATAATATATACCTCACATACACAAAGGTTATATCTTGAGATGATGATAATGCAAGTGATTACTTTAAGTTAGTAGTAGACTGTCGTCCTCCATAGCAAAGCAAATTTGGCTGGAACAATGTGGGCACGACTTGGAGCCTTTGCTAAGACCAGAACCGGGCAAAGTCTTCAAGCTCGGCCTTATTCTAAGCAATAAATTGCTAAGAATAATTTCACATTTGAGCCAATTTACTTTGCTATTCCGGACTGGATAGTGGTTTTATTTTCTGTTTCCCAATTACTTGGAATATAAAAATAAAGAATGCTATCTAGTCGGGAGTGGCAGCTTTGTGGATGCTCAGTACTGAAATTTCACTTAGCAATTTATTGCTTAGTGAAAGGCCAATCTTGAAGATGATTCCCGGTTCTGGAATTAGCTTCAAGTTGTGCCCCAGTACGTTCCAGCATCCACAAAGCAGAACGGAAGACGGCAAATTAAACTGACTCAAATAAATCAAGAACCAATATTTTTTTGGTATGTAAGTTCAATACGTTATAAGATATACTTAGAAAGAAAAATAATCACCATGTTTATAATTGGTGCGACCCAATTTATGAAATGAGGAAAAGTTATGGCTGATTTAGTTTATCAAAAAATTATTACATCTTTAAAAAAGGCAATTGATGCAGGCGAATTTTCAGATATGCGTTTACCTGACGAAAGATCTTTAGCTGAAAGTTACAAAGTTAGTCGAAGTTCAATCAAACGTGCTTTAGGATTGATGGCTGATCAAGGAATTATCTTTAAGAAACGTGGATCCGGGACTTTTGTTAATCCTTTGTATCTGAAGCAAGGTTCATCGTTTAACTATAGTGGTAAAAATCTAGGTATCACTGATAGTTTCAATGCCAATGGTCAAAAGCCGGGCGTAAAAGTATTGCAATTTGATGTGGTTCATCCGGATAAAGATCTACAGGATAATTTGTTTTTAAAACCTAGTGAATTCGTATATGCCTTCAAGCGTTTGCGTTCATTGGACGATGTGCCATTCATGATTGAAACGGGATACATTCCTATCAAATTGGCACCGGAATTGTCAGAGCAAATTGCTTCTGAATCTATCTTTAATTATGTAGAATCTGAATTAGGCAAAGAAGTTAACAAGACTTATTTGAATATTTCGGCCGAACCTTCAGATGCTGAGGGTAAAGAGTTGTTGAATTTAGCTGATAATGAACCCGTTGGCTTGATGGAAGGAATCTTCTTCTTAGACGATGGAACTCCTTTTGAATTCTCAACAATGAAACTACATTATAAATATTTCAAATACGATTCTTTCGTTGATTTAGCCAATAAGTAAGAGTTTACAAATATTGGAACGCACCAATTTCCGAAATGGTTGACTTTTATTGTAGTTCTCGCTATCATTACAATTGTAAATACATAAGGAGTGTGTGCTGGAATGACAGATTACTCATCAAAAGAATACTTAAATTTAATCGATAAATACTGGCGAGCAGCAAACTACGTTTCTGTTGGTCAATTATATTTAAAAGATAATCCATTATTAAGACGTGAATTAAAAGCTAGTGATGTCAAGGTTCATCCAATCGGACACTGGGGAACAATCGCTGGACAAAACTTTATTTACGCTCATTTGAATCGTGTCATTAACAAATATGGTTTGAAGATGTTCTACATTGAAGGCCCCGGTCATGGTGGGCAAGTAATGGTTTCTAATTCTTACCTTGATGGTAGTTATACAGAAATCTATCCAGAAATTACCCAAGATACTAAGGGTATGCAAAAACTCTTTAAACAATTTTCATTCCCTGGTGGTGTGGCTTCTCATGCTGCTCCAGAAACACCAGGTTCAATGCATGAAGGTGGAGAATTAGGTTATTCTCTATCACACGGTGTCGGTGCTATTCTCGATAACCCTGACGAAATTGCTGCTGTAGTTATCGGTGATGGTGAATCTGAAACTGGTCCTTTGGCTGCTTCATGGTTCTCAAATACTTTCATTAATCCCGTTAATGACGGTGCTGTTTTACCAATTTTAAATCTAAACGGCTTTAAGATCTCTAACCCTACAATTTTGTCACGTAAGAGTGATGAAGATTTGACTAAGTACTTTGAAGGTATGGGTTGGGATCCAATGTTCGTTGAAGGCACAGACCCTCAAAAGATGCATCCTGAAATGGCTAAAGTTATGGATGAAGCTATTGAAAAAATCAAATCCATTCAAACCGAAGCTAGAAAGCATCCAGCATCAGAAGCTAAAATGCCTAAGTGGCCAGTAATTATCTTCCGTGCTCCTAAGGGCTGGACTGGTCCTAAGACTTGGGATGGTGAACCAATTGAAGGCTCATTTAGAGCTCACCAAATTCCAATTCCTGTTGATCAAAATGATATGCAACACGCTGATAAATTAGTTGAATGGCTAGAGTCTTATAAACCAGATGAACTATTTGATGAAAATGGTAAATTGGATAGTGATATTGCTGCTATTATCCCTAAGGGACAAGCAAGAATGGCTATGAATCCTATTGTAAATGGTGGGGTTGATCCTAAGCCATTGAAACTTCCAGATTATAAGAATTACGCTTTGAAATTTGATAAACCAGGTACTAAAATTGCTCAAGATATGATTGAGCTAGGTAAATACCTCGGTGATGTCATTAAGAACAATGAAAAGAACTTTAGAATCTTTGGACCTGATGAAACGATGTCAAACCGTCTTTATGGCGCATTTGATGCTTCACCTCGTCAATGGATGGAACCAGTTAAAGAACCAAATGATCAATTTGAAGCTCCAGTTGGTCGTATCATCGATTCACAACTTTCAGAACACCAAGCTGAAGGATTTAACGAAGGTTATACTTTGACTGGACGTCACAGTATTTTCCCAAGTTACGAAGCTTTCTTGAGAGTTGTTGATTCAATGTTGACACAACACTTCAAGTGGTTGAGAAAAGCTAACGAATTGAGTTGGAGAAATAAGTATCCATCACTTAACGTTATTGCTACATCAACTGCTTTCCAACAAGATCACAACGGTTATACTCACCAAGATCCAGGTATCATTACTCACTTAGCTGAAAAGAAACCTGAATACATCCGTGAATATTTCCCAGCTGACACAAACTCATTGCTTGCTGTTATGCCTAAGATTTTGGATGATCAAGAAAAAATCAACTTATTGGTAACTTCAAAACAACCTAGACTTCAATTCTATTCAATTGAAGAAGGTCAAGAATTAGCTGATAAGGGTCTTAAGGTAATCGATTGGGCATCAAATGACAACGGCGACCCAGATATCGTTATCGCTGCTGCTGGTACTGAACCAAACCTTGAATCATTAGCTGCTATCAGTATTTTGAGAAAGGCTAAACCAGAACTCAAGATTAGATTCGTTAACGTTGTTGACTTGTTGAAGTTGAGATCACCAAAGGTTGATCCTCGTGGCTTGACTGATGAACAATTCAACGAAATCTTTACTGTTGATAAACCAGTATTGTTCGCATTCCATGGTTTTGAAGATATCATTAAGGAAATCTTCTTTGACCGTGACAATCACAATCTATACGTTCATGGCTACCGTGAAAATGGTGATATTACAACTCCATTCGATATGCGTGTAGTTAATCAAATGGATCGTTTCCACTTGGCAGAGGTTGCTGCTGTTGCTGTTCAAGGTGACGCTGCTAGTGACTTTGCTGACGAAATGGAAGCTAAGGTTGATAAACACAACAAGTACATTCGTGAGTATGGTGATGATTTGCCAGAAGTTAATGATTGGACTTGGGATGTTTAGATAGATAATTACTTATAGTGTGGAGTGTTAAGATGCCGTCGTCCGTTCGGCCCTGAAAAACGCTGGAGAATGTCGACACAACTTGAAACCAATCCCAAAACCGGGGATTGTTTCCAAGATTGGTCTTGTCCTAAGCGATAAATCGCTAAGGACAATTTGGCGGCTGAGCGTTTTTCAGAGCCTCGCTCCCGACTAGATAGTAATTTCTATCTTTATATAAGTAACTTCAGAAAATTAATAGAAGATATTATTAGAATTGCAGTACATTGCTGCGTTCTTAGTAATATCTTCTTTTTTATTGATGAAAAGTAATAGAACTGTTATTCAAAAAGTATGTGTCTAATTCTATTCAAATAGAAAATGGACTATAGTCGGGAGCGAAAATCCTGTGGCGGCTCAATAGCCAAATTATTCTTAGCAACTTGTTGCTTAGAATAAGACCGAGTTTTGAGATTTTGCGCACTTGGTTTATGCAAAAGCTCAAAATCGCGTCGGCTATGTTCCAGCCAGCCACAGGATTTTTGCGGACGACGGCATTCTTAGTCAAAATACATTAGAAAAATTAGAAATATGAATTAAATAATACTGTTCACAATCAATAAACAACTGTCCGCAAAGACCGCCATATCAGCATTCGTGGCATAAATAAGTTTAAAAATAATTGTCTAAGTTTAGTTTTAAGAATTCTAAGAAAAGATTTCAAAATAATTTGAACGATTTTTAAAGGCATACTGCCAGTAGTAGGAAATCTTTAATTTGTTTTAAGAGTATCTCTCGGTTTATTAGAAAAGAAATGACAGTTGTAAATAGTCGCCTAAACGCCGGTGTAAAAGGGTTGTAAAACCTTTTTTAGCATGGTATTGTCATCTATGGAAAAAAGAAAAAGACACTAAGGGGTGGATGTTATGACAACAAGAAACGTAAAATTCATGAAAGTAGCACTAATGGCGGTGGTCGCAATCTTATTGATGATGCTATTCGTTTTGCAAAGTCGATACACCATTCCAGCAGTTGCTCTAGCAGCAGTTGCATTGGCTGTCTACTCAGAAGATAGAATTTCAAAAACACATACATTCAAATTTATGGATTAATCAATCTATAAAAAATTGCCACAGATCTCAATTTGAGGTCTGTTTTTTTGTATAAAAAAAGCCTGAACTCATAATAAGTTCAGACTTTCTTAGTCTGCATAAGGTAATTTGTCATATTCAACGTCTTCGCGATTTAAAAGAACGATGTTTTCACCATTAGCTTTACGACGGTCAATATCCTCCTCACCCCAAACACAAAGTTCTTCTAGAATCTTGTTGAGTGAGTGACCATAGTCCGTTAAAGAATATTCAACCTTAGGTGGAACTTGACTGAAAACTTTACGAGCAACGATGCCGTCGTCTTCGAGTTCTCGTAATTGTTGCGTCAACATTTTTTGCGTGATATTAGGAATGGCACGGCGCAATTGACCAGTCCGCATTTTACCATGTTTTAAGTGACAGAGGATGATAGGTTTCCACTTGCCACCGATAATTCTCATAGTATTTTCAACACCAATATTGTAAACAGCTTGTTTCATGAAAAACATCCTCCGTTAAGTAAATGTTATCTTACCACCGTCAATGTTTCTTAGCAATTTTCTAAGTCTAAATCTTCAACCTTGACGTTATTTTCCATCTTGATCAATATGCCAATCAATAAAACATCGACAACAAGCATAGCCACACCTAACCAAGGAGTATTAACTAATTGACTGTGGGCAACAGCTTGTCCACCAATCGTTGAGCCTAAGGTAATTCCGACGTTAAAAGCTGAGATATTTAAGGCTGAAGCCAAAGGAACCTCATTAGGTGTGTATTTTTCAGCTAATTGGACGATATAAAGTTGTAATCCAGGCACATTCATGAAAGCAAATAGTCCTAACAACATTACTGCTAAAAGTCCTAAGAAGTGAAGATTAATAAAGAATCTCATTACGACTAAAGCAACGCCTAAGCCGACAAACATTTTGAGTAAGGCAGGTAAAGGACGTTTGTTGGCCCATTTACCACCTAAAGTATTACCAATCGCCACAGCTACTCCATAAAAAATCAAGATGACGACAATGGCATTTTGTGACCAGTTCATATTTTTGTTCAAAATGGTTGTGAGATAAGTGTAAACTGGGAAAGTTGCTCCATAACCTAAAGCTGTAATTAGTAGAATCAAGAGTAATTGTGGTTGCTTTAAAATTTTCCAAATACCTTTGACACTAGTAGGTTTAGGCAATGGTAATTCGTTCGGCACAAGGATAATATTGGTGATTAAACCAACTAATCCCAAAGCTACCAAGAAGAAAAACGATAATCTCCAACCGAGGGTATTTCCAATAAATGTCCCAATCGGAACACCGGTAATAGTAGCGACTGTTAATCCAGTAAACATAACGGCAATCGCTGAAGCACGTTTATTCGGCGCTACCACGTCGGCTGCAATCAAAGATGCAATCGTCATAAAAATCCCATGTGACAAAGCAGCAATAACACGTCCGACCAAAAGAATGGCAAAACTAGGTGCGATTGCTGCCAAAGTATTACCAATGATAAAACTAATCATGATACCAATCAGTAATTTCTTACGATCCCAACGATTAGTTAGTAAAGCTAAAATTGGAGCGCCGAACATAATTCCTGTAGCGTAAATGGAAACAGTCAGACCTCCTTGTGCAAGAGAAATGCCAAAAGTTTTCGTAAGTAAAGGCATGATTCCCACACTGATAAATTCTGTTGATCCAATGGCAAAAGCACTGATAGCTAGTGACAAAAGAATCCATGTAGATGATACTTTCTTGTTCATAATTTCTGACCCCTATAGTTAAAATTTGAGTATGTGTAACAGTATAGAGGGTTGAGATAAATAAACAATTACGCACTATAAAGTGCTGTAGGTACTAAAAAGTACCTAATGGAGTAATAGTGCTTGCGATTCCAATAATATCTTCTATTAATTTCTGAAGTAGTTTGTATAAAGATAGAAATCACTATCTAGTCGGGAGCGAGGTACTGGAAAATGCTCAGCCGCCAAATTGTCCTTAGCGATTTATCGCTTAGGACAAGACCAAACTTGGAGACAATTCCTGATTTTGGAATTGGTTTCAAGTTGTGTCGACATTCTCCAGCGTTTTCCAGTGCCGAACGGACGACGGCAATTGAATGCTGATTAAAACATTTTAATAAACTTATTGACATTCTAATTTTTAAATGCTTTACTATTCATTGTAAATTGAAAAGAGGAATTTTATTATGAAAACTAATAATCAACACTCACATTTAAATAATCAATTTGCCTTTAGCTTTTTCTTTAGATAGCGTTTGTATCCTTTCGTTGGATACGGGCGCGTACGTGTTCGTATCTATCGAATGGCTAAAGCTTTTAAGCATGTTTAAGAAGCCAGATAGATACAGGGTTGAATCTATCTGGAGAAAATATTTCGGGCCCGTGTATTGAAACCAGTTAGATTCTAATCCGAATCTAGCTGGTTTTTTTTATACTTCGGGAGGATTAAATAATGAAAAAATCAATTATCAGTTTATTAACAATTGCCATGGTGGCTTTAGTTTTAGTGGGATGTTCAAATAATTCATCATCAAGTAAGGAATTGAATGTCGGTATTTTGCAGATTGTGCCGCACGGTTCACTA comes from Companilactobacillus pabuli and encodes:
- a CDS encoding phosphoketolase — its product is MTDYSSKEYLNLIDKYWRAANYVSVGQLYLKDNPLLRRELKASDVKVHPIGHWGTIAGQNFIYAHLNRVINKYGLKMFYIEGPGHGGQVMVSNSYLDGSYTEIYPEITQDTKGMQKLFKQFSFPGGVASHAAPETPGSMHEGGELGYSLSHGVGAILDNPDEIAAVVIGDGESETGPLAASWFSNTFINPVNDGAVLPILNLNGFKISNPTILSRKSDEDLTKYFEGMGWDPMFVEGTDPQKMHPEMAKVMDEAIEKIKSIQTEARKHPASEAKMPKWPVIIFRAPKGWTGPKTWDGEPIEGSFRAHQIPIPVDQNDMQHADKLVEWLESYKPDELFDENGKLDSDIAAIIPKGQARMAMNPIVNGGVDPKPLKLPDYKNYALKFDKPGTKIAQDMIELGKYLGDVIKNNEKNFRIFGPDETMSNRLYGAFDASPRQWMEPVKEPNDQFEAPVGRIIDSQLSEHQAEGFNEGYTLTGRHSIFPSYEAFLRVVDSMLTQHFKWLRKANELSWRNKYPSLNVIATSTAFQQDHNGYTHQDPGIITHLAEKKPEYIREYFPADTNSLLAVMPKILDDQEKINLLVTSKQPRLQFYSIEEGQELADKGLKVIDWASNDNGDPDIVIAAAGTEPNLESLAAISILRKAKPELKIRFVNVVDLLKLRSPKVDPRGLTDEQFNEIFTVDKPVLFAFHGFEDIIKEIFFDRDNHNLYVHGYRENGDITTPFDMRVVNQMDRFHLAEVAAVAVQGDAASDFADEMEAKVDKHNKYIREYGDDLPEVNDWTWDV
- a CDS encoding MFS transporter, yielding MNKKVSSTWILLSLAISAFAIGSTEFISVGIMPLLTKTFGISLAQGGLTVSIYATGIMFGAPILALLTNRWDRKKLLIGIMISFIIGNTLAAIAPSFAILLVGRVIAALSHGIFMTIASLIAADVVAPNKRASAIAVMFTGLTVATITGVPIGTFIGNTLGWRLSFFFLVALGLVGLITNIILVPNELPLPKPTSVKGIWKILKQPQLLLILLITALGYGATFPVYTYLTTILNKNMNWSQNAIVVILIFYGVAVAIGNTLGGKWANKRPLPALLKMFVGLGVALVVMRFFINLHFLGLLAVMLLGLFAFMNVPGLQLYIVQLAEKYTPNEVPLASALNISAFNVGITLGSTIGGQAVAHSQLVNTPWLGVAMLVVDVLLIGILIKMENNVKVEDLDLENC
- a CDS encoding winged helix-turn-helix transcriptional regulator — protein: MKQAVYNIGVENTMRIIGGKWKPIILCHLKHGKMRTGQLRRAIPNITQKMLTQQLRELEDDGIVARKVFSQVPPKVEYSLTDYGHSLNKILEELCVWGEEDIDRRKANGENIVLLNREDVEYDKLPYAD